In a genomic window of Nocardiopsis mwathae:
- a CDS encoding phosphatase PAP2 family protein, translated as MDLAAQAATESLSPAIVVCLIIAATTLRSTPTPAQAALWASVVFLFGVAIPMGYVYYGIQRGWWNDRHVHARAHRRWPFAVCLTSVATGTLVTLAAGGPRDMAVLGGTMGATLAVLWAITDRGRWKVSVHTVVAVVGAGIFSLLYGAATAAIAWPLAAVVAWSRIHLRHHTPAQVAGGALIGAMAMAAFAFLR; from the coding sequence GTGGACCTCGCAGCGCAGGCCGCCACCGAATCCCTGTCACCCGCGATCGTGGTGTGCCTCATCATCGCCGCGACAACGCTGCGCTCCACCCCCACCCCGGCCCAAGCCGCCCTGTGGGCATCCGTGGTTTTCCTCTTCGGAGTGGCGATCCCGATGGGCTACGTCTACTACGGCATCCAACGCGGATGGTGGAACGACCGCCACGTGCACGCACGGGCTCACCGCCGCTGGCCCTTCGCCGTGTGCCTCACCTCAGTAGCCACAGGCACCCTCGTGACCCTGGCCGCTGGCGGCCCACGAGACATGGCGGTCCTCGGCGGCACCATGGGCGCAACCCTCGCGGTTCTGTGGGCCATCACTGACCGCGGCAGATGGAAAGTCTCCGTGCACACGGTCGTGGCCGTGGTCGGCGCCGGTATCTTCAGCCTGCTCTACGGTGCCGCAACTGCCGCCATCGCGTGGCCGCTCGCGGCCGTCGTCGCTTGGTCCCGTATCCACCTGCGCCACCACACCCCGGCACAAGTGGCTGGTGGGGCGCTCATCGGGGCCATGGCGATGGCCGCATTCGCGTTCCTCCGGTAG
- a CDS encoding recombinase family protein, giving the protein MSVPRRRSLDRLITIAERFSRIPPEQVRAGAYGRVSSDPTQGETSVNGQSEVHIHMANRYGWDLPKSRIWIDNDASASRFGVAKGVERSDWEAARQAVLEERLDVILLTRTDRGTRTRELREFVDECRDHRVMLCIAGTLYDPGNVDHRMTLGISNQVAEAQVERTHQDSQRGKIIAANAGRPSGRPEWGFLRVYNSSGALEKVVPHPEQFPVGVEIITRMAAMEKYTDICADLNSRGTPTPSGKPGAKWGRTTLKQVARSPRWIGKRVIGVTDDPNRPYDQPVDQLEMVDAIWPSVIKEELWYQANRRLQMKRIGGRERRDTAEKLLSGIGKCHVCKAVLVGGAKRRYQCDGWPAGDPRGGGHTSILQSVGDEIVEAAVIARLADRRLRDYFEETDEEREQRRESVLELARVRRAMEELPGKVERDEVSVMLAASMERKLKQQIKKLEEAARPKGMHPLVDKIAVPDQRAVEKAWASLDMFQRREILVAIADTVELKPVGRSGRHSASYPERSFHIVWVT; this is encoded by the coding sequence ATGTCAGTCCCTCGCCGTCGGTCCCTTGATCGTCTGATCACCATCGCCGAGCGATTCTCCCGCATCCCTCCTGAGCAGGTTCGCGCTGGTGCCTATGGGCGGGTGTCCTCAGACCCCACCCAGGGGGAGACCTCCGTCAACGGCCAGAGCGAAGTTCACATTCACATGGCGAACCGATATGGATGGGACCTGCCCAAGTCCCGCATATGGATCGACAACGACGCCTCCGCGTCCCGGTTCGGCGTCGCCAAGGGGGTTGAGCGCTCCGATTGGGAGGCAGCCCGCCAGGCGGTGCTGGAAGAACGCCTCGATGTCATCCTGCTCACCCGCACCGACCGAGGGACTCGTACCCGCGAACTCCGCGAGTTTGTAGACGAGTGCCGCGATCACAGGGTGATGCTGTGCATCGCGGGAACGCTGTACGACCCCGGCAATGTCGACCACCGCATGACCCTGGGCATCTCCAACCAGGTTGCCGAAGCCCAGGTCGAGCGCACACACCAGGACTCCCAACGCGGCAAGATCATCGCCGCAAACGCTGGCCGTCCTTCCGGTCGGCCGGAGTGGGGATTCCTTCGCGTCTACAACTCCAGTGGTGCCTTGGAAAAGGTCGTACCCCACCCAGAGCAGTTCCCTGTAGGCGTGGAGATCATCACCCGAATGGCGGCGATGGAGAAGTACACAGATATTTGTGCCGATCTCAATAGCCGTGGAACGCCAACGCCGTCTGGGAAGCCAGGGGCTAAATGGGGGCGGACTACACTTAAGCAGGTCGCCAGATCACCGCGTTGGATAGGAAAGCGGGTAATCGGAGTGACCGATGACCCAAACCGGCCCTATGATCAACCTGTTGATCAATTGGAGATGGTCGACGCGATCTGGCCATCTGTCATAAAGGAAGAGCTGTGGTATCAAGCAAACCGGCGATTGCAGATGAAGCGAATCGGTGGTCGAGAACGACGCGACACTGCTGAGAAGCTTCTTTCGGGAATTGGGAAATGCCACGTTTGCAAGGCCGTCCTCGTGGGGGGAGCGAAGAGGCGCTACCAATGCGACGGTTGGCCGGCTGGGGACCCACGCGGAGGCGGCCATACCTCCATCCTTCAGTCGGTGGGCGATGAGATCGTCGAGGCGGCAGTGATTGCGAGACTGGCGGATCGCCGGTTGCGTGACTACTTCGAGGAGACGGACGAGGAACGCGAGCAAAGAAGAGAGTCCGTCCTTGAACTTGCAAGAGTGCGGCGCGCGATGGAGGAACTGCCCGGCAAGGTGGAACGCGATGAGGTCTCGGTGATGCTTGCCGCCTCGATGGAGCGCAAGCTGAAGCAGCAGATAAAGAAATTAGAGGAGGCGGCGCGACCAAAGGGGATGCATCCCTTGGTCGACAAGATCGCAGTTCCTGATCAGCGTGCGGTTGAGAAGGCGTGGGCCAGCCTCGATATGTTTCAGCGGCGCGAGATCCTGGTGGCTATAGCTGACACTGTAGAGCTCAAGCCAGTCGGAAGGTCTGGGCGGCATTCGGCATCATATCCGGAGCGATCGTTTCACATCGTGTGGGTGACGTGA
- the moaA gene encoding GTP 3',8-cyclase MoaA, translating into MLADSYGRVATDLRVSLTDRCNLRCTYCMPPEGLEWLPKPELLTDDELNRLIRVGVTVLGIEEVRFTGGEPLLRRGLPGIVAAATALDPRPRTALTTNGIGLERMAPALAEAGLDRVNVSLDTLRPDVFERLARRRRLDDVLRGLAGAAEAGLTPVKVNAVLMRDVNDDEAPELLRYCIEHGYQLRFIEQMPLDAQHGWRRDTMITADEILERLGSAFGLEAADTETRGSAPAELFHVDGGPATVGVIGSVTRPFCGACDRVRLTADGQIRNCLFAREESDLRSLLRGGATDEEIADRWAAAVATKLPGHGINDPSFLQPARPMSAIGG; encoded by the coding sequence ATGCTGGCCGATTCCTACGGGAGAGTGGCGACCGACCTGCGGGTCTCACTCACCGACCGATGCAACCTGCGCTGCACCTACTGCATGCCCCCTGAGGGCCTGGAGTGGCTGCCCAAGCCCGAACTGCTCACCGACGACGAGCTCAACCGCCTGATCCGGGTCGGCGTCACCGTCCTGGGCATCGAGGAGGTCCGGTTCACCGGCGGCGAGCCCCTCCTCCGGCGAGGGCTGCCCGGAATCGTCGCCGCGGCCACCGCGCTCGACCCCCGGCCCCGCACCGCACTCACCACCAACGGCATCGGCCTGGAGCGCATGGCGCCCGCGCTGGCCGAAGCCGGGCTCGACCGGGTCAACGTCTCGCTGGACACGCTGCGCCCCGATGTCTTCGAGCGGCTCGCCCGCCGTCGCCGGCTCGACGACGTGCTGCGCGGCTTGGCCGGAGCGGCCGAAGCGGGGCTCACTCCGGTCAAGGTCAACGCGGTGCTCATGCGCGACGTCAACGACGACGAGGCACCCGAACTCCTGCGCTACTGCATCGAGCACGGCTACCAGCTCCGCTTCATCGAGCAGATGCCGCTGGACGCCCAGCACGGCTGGCGCCGCGACACCATGATTACCGCCGACGAGATCCTGGAGCGCCTCGGCAGCGCCTTCGGACTGGAGGCCGCCGACACCGAGACCCGCGGCAGCGCCCCCGCGGAGCTCTTCCATGTCGACGGTGGACCGGCGACCGTGGGCGTGATCGGCTCGGTCACCCGGCCCTTCTGCGGCGCCTGCGACCGGGTGCGCCTCACCGCCGACGGCCAGATCCGCAACTGCCTCTTCGCCCGCGAGGAGTCCGATCTGCGCTCCCTGCTGCGCGGCGGCGCCACCGACGAGGAGATCGCCGACCGCTGGGCCGCGGCCGTGGCGACCAAGCTCCCCGGGCACGGAATCAACGACCCCAGCTTCCTCCAGCCGGCCCGTCCGATGTCGGCGATCGGAGGCTGA